The Bombyx mori chromosome 28, ASM3026992v2 genomic interval gtatggtgcgcgatattgttgtactatgagctatatactatattatattatagcgtagtctgtaAGCAGCTTTAGTCTTTGTATATCTTagtgaccacgaaaaccgtACAGTATTCAATAACACAGaaatagtgtaataataatagtaatattagctgggaacaaatcatTCATGATCATCAGGCCCCAATTGATGATCacttgtgttatgggtaccggaGGCTGATACATACTGATAAATgtctaaatatatacatttatagataataaacacccacacacacacaccacaaagagcaaacaaatctgttcaccGTAAAATGTTTGTGcgatgtggaaatcgaacccgcgacccttaGCACAACAGTCAGGGCCACTAGCCAcggcaccaccgagtcagtaatctataaatataaaaatgaattgctgttcgttagtctcgctcgagaacggctggatcgatttagctaattttggtcttgaattatttgtggaagtccagagaaggtttaaaaggtaaagtataaatatgaaaatgctcagaactaaataaaataacaattttgtttttcctttgatgtgttccccatcggacggattccttttgtttattttatacaaaacttgaggtcttttatttatcgattgaggcactatgaaatctgccgggtcagctaatagacaataaaaaaaacgagagattaatccgtaaaagtgattttaattaaatgaatatcTTTGTCGTTTTAGATGATTCATTCATTCGCGTTTCAATCTACATTCTGTCTGTGTTACAACCCTGTGTTAGAATCGAAATAATTTATGTTTACGTAGGGACATAACTGACGTTGAATCCAGGTACAGAATTCGCGGTATTtccgaacaaaaataaacataacaataaataaatatgcaccggagtagagttcatccatactacctggagccactgcggtcatccacagtgcgtttccagaggtcttttttgccacgtaccatccggctatggaatgagctcccctccacggtgtttcccgagcgctatgacatgtccatcttcaaacgaggcttgtggagagtattaagcggtaggcagcggctctgcccctggcattgctgaagtccatgggcgacggtagccactcaccatcaggtgagccgtatgctcgtctgcctacaagggcaataaaaaaaaatgcatgtaAAATAAACACGCGTTCCGAcgataaacaaataatttagtTATGTACATATAAGTCATATAATTTGTAACAAGAGAGGAGTATTAAACCAACACTCGGGCAAGACAATTGTGTTCCATTCGAACAAGAAACTCCCTTCAGGTCTAATACTCCTCTCTTATTACAAATTACATGGCTTATATGTAcactaaaatttaacaaaaatattttgtaaggcAATACTAAATATAAATCTTCCTGAATGTTTGCGTTTTGATTGATAAATTGAGGCAatcttgaaaaatatttaaacaacaaaaaaaattctattaattaaaaagaCTGCATTCGTTTTCTCTAGAATATTCTGTcatttataacattttaaaagaaaaacgtgTTCATGATTTATTCTGactgaaattattatttgtagtgttacataaaattcatattatgctaagctttaataatatttacagtattaataatttattatttagcttGTATTTTGTGTAAAAAGATGTAAATATCTCCCAGGTAGTCAATAAGtgtactattttatttagtttcctTTTTGGTTTCTGTAAATACCCACTGTGCTTGCACAGTTAAATTTTCTACCTCAGAAGATCTTCTCATTTTCGTCTTTTAGTTAATAGTACGATGTTACGTAATGTAGTAATTAGAATTAACAAGATTTctaatttttcaataatatttttctcaTTAACAAAAGTTCTTTAGCTTAATATTCGATTTCCTTCGAAGATGACTGACTTCTGTAGACGAAGTATTCGATAGACAGATTCTTTAGCAGATACGTCTTATACTTGTCATTACCGATGTTGTTAGACTAGATTTTACACTTtacataaattgaatttatcgaTAACCTACCTATTGAGGCAACAGATCAGCActtattttccaaaattttcGCGAAAACTATAAGGATGAGCTGAACACGACGTCACATGGGGCTAAAAAAAGCGATAAGCTAACCatagataaaacaaaacatGACATCATGCGTTGgtgcttaaatttttttaattttttattgcttagatgggtggatgagctcacagtccacctggtgttaagtggttactggagcccatagacatatataatgtaagtgcaccactcaccttgagatataagttctcaggtctcagtatagttacagcggctgctccacccttcaaaccgaaacgcattgctgcttcacggcagaaataggcggagttgtggtatctacccgtgcggattcataagaggtcctaccacgggTAATAAGCTTATCGCAGAGACCACACTTTTTAAAGGCACCCATGACCGctaaatttttattagtaaataaacAAAGGTCGGGTTAATTCGACCTTAGTATGTAAACTTGTAAAAAACttgtaaaaaaatttgtaaactTAATTCACAACGTGAATTAAGTTTACAAATTAGTAGGAAAGCTTATTTGAAATAGCGCTTAAGCAGTGCtttataaaataacttaattaaGCGTTATCGCTTTTAACATTATGAACTCTTTACGATATCAGGCCAAACAAATAAGCGCAATTGACAAGtactatatgagtcgactattatcaaagccggcaatgtgacttttggacaattattggtaaatcagaaaaacgaattattgactttgtattccattggcagtcacaaaactcttcggaacgacatcttagataaataacaggttaactattaacctttatttaatgcaggttttgaaccgtattctttgaaggagacgattatattcaaatcaatctgtattgacatatcaataaaatgtttttgtccaaatgcacagattgccacctttgataatagacgactcatatacagTATTTTTAAGAGTTTTAACGTAAATACTTCGCTAAcgattcttcttctttcttcttctttttctccgccttatcccactaggtggggtcggcacagctaatttttctcttccattctcttctatcagccgtcatctcaacactcactcctctctctctcatatcggcattcacacactccatccatgtcttcttgcgtcgacctcttccccctctaccttgcactaccatttccatacatctcctagtcacatgcatcttctctctacgcatcgcATGTCCAtgccacgctaaccgtccactccttaatttgttgtttaccgaggccactttcacacttactctgatatactcattctttatcttatccattcttgtcactccacacatccatctcaacattaaAGCCTgcgatttaaaaaaacgaacccTTTATTACTATGCAGTCTATTTTTTCTATTGTTATGAATTTTAAGGGGTTTATGATACACCACTACAAAATAATACGTTGTAAATATCGTttgaatagttttattaattttaacttatTGTATTAGAATGTGATAGCATATTATGATAATTCCTTTGTAGAATTACGTACCTTCATTTATATCATTCAATTAGTATTTCGAAACATtgttaattgtaaataattagTTGTAGTTTGTAATATACTTAATAATCTTGTAGACTTATAAACGCAATATGGCATTATGTGTGGTACTAACTACATTATGATAACATTTTACAgtttaaaaaatgaatttaaatcttTTTATCGTTTTTGGAGAATCTTTAAAATTATCGATGCTTCGCTACTATGCCAACTGTCAAATTAAGACGAAAATATTACTTAGGTTCCTCTATTCAACGACAGATGGCGCTAAACCATAAATAAGAGTACCCCTCATActgttaaatattaatatgtatttaagttAGGTACTTAGTTCTAAAAGCCAAATCGAATAACGcgtttatatataatactagctgtttATATGGTATCGCTAATGTCCATTTCATCTCTAGATATTATATATTGTAGTAGTTCTTTTTGGAATTATATTGTGTAAACTGAAGAGTGAATTATTCCACGACATTTTTCAATATATAGTTCATGttaataatgatatttttttattcttgtaaTCTTTATTGCCATCTGATATTCAATGTAGAATGAAGATTTGGTGAAGATCTCAATACATCAAAGTCTGTTTGAttgcaattttaataaaaattactgcTTTAGGTTCAAATAACGTAAGTTCTATGGAAGATCAAATAAttgcagtaaaatagttttaaaacgaTCTATATTTACGATTTTCTACGTCTTTTACTACTAAATAACGTATTTTATTGAATTCTTAGCGAATTTATGTATTTTGTGAACCAAATCAACTAGGAATCTCTGGTCGGTTTCTTTATGGCTTAAGTACTTATTAAaccattttaattatgaatgtacaatgtgaatgaaataaattgaatgttttagacattaatgcttttattttatttaccataAATTCATAAATACACATATAAAGTCATAAATACAGTTGcgattttatatttgtaattgtaatctttttttattctttaaaaaaaatgcttaatgTTCAacatttgttgttatttttttatatacacatttttccataatgaacataatatttttccttggatgctagttttttttttttttcttacatgtgtggacgagctcacagcccacctggtgttaagtggttactggagcccatagacatctacaacgtaaatgcgccacacaccttgagatacagttctaagttctcagtatagtcacaacggctgccccacccttcaaaccgaaacgcattgctgcttcatggcagaaacaggcggggcggtggtacctacccgtgcggactcacaagaggtcctaccaccagtaaagttccAGATTTTACAGGAAACGGAAATGAGCAAACATAATACAGATACTAATAGACATTGGTTGGTACAGATATATAACGTTATTAGTCTATCAATATCATTTGACTGGTAGGGTATTTGTGAGCCGGCATGGGTGGATTCCATTACCCTGCCTgcttctgccgtcaagcagtaatgcgttttaatGCGTAATGCTTTTCTTTCTTCTTCGTTaaattttttgaagtcggttttattttttcttttgcgAGAAGTATACAATAAACAATTCGGCGTTAAGTCCACAGATATTTGACGTACTCTTCTAAAAGTCGTACCCTGTGTGGGGGTCATTGATTTCCTTTTAGTTACTGTCCAAGTGGGTTCCCTACCCAGGGATAGGTTCGAGGACACGACGTGCAAGATTCCATCCAGTAGTCGAGCTGGAAGATACAAGTTTAATTGATGGAAAATTCTCAGCTACAAGTCATATCTTGCAGTAGGCAGCGGATTAGACTGTACCCTTGAAATTGTTGCTCACGAAGGTGCTCTATCAATCAGATGCGCCgtaccatctttttttttttttttttatatgattgaagtattactggtggcccggaggcctttccagtttcaccaggacaggtgagcgagcaaaagctcagccaggaggggtgggatttgctaacagctacccgagcgcctccgaaggagacctaacaactcaagagtagctgcttcgcgaatgaatctactaccggatcggaatcgcgacccgctgagaagatccggcgagaaactcagcgagctgattcatgggttaggttgcacggcgaactctttgtcgagttcgatgagtacggttaccgaggtccctaagcctgctcctagagctgaaggcgtctagtgcaaaggttattggatctgatggatccgtaaggacgtgtaccGTACCATCTATGTCTGACGACACTGTCATTAAAAAAGGACAATTTAATCGAGAATTTTTGTGTAAGCAGCGGAGTGGTGATGCCCATGGCTGGGTTAACATTTCGAAGGATATCATAGTTAGTATTTGAATGCAAGACTTAGCTGTGAGTACTTGACAATATTTACTCCATGATATCTATGAATTCTGGTAACCGCTCAATTTTTTTCCGTATCTAATCGATGTTAGCCCAAGAGTCTATTCCAACTACACACGGACGGGTGTGAGCTTCAACCAAAGAGAACttgctaacaatagccctaactttatcactggtggtaggacctcttgtgagtacgctggtaggtaccaccaccctgcctatttctgccatgaagcagtaacgcgtttcggttcgaagggtggggtagccgttgtaactatactgagatcttagaacttatatctcgaggtgggtggcgcatttacgttgtagatgtctatgggctccagtaacctcttaataccaggtgggctgtgagctcgttcatccacctaagcaataaaaaaaaaagcaagagcAGCTCAGTGGCTATGTGCTAGGTTACACGCCGAACTCTTCATCATATTCGACGAAGCCGGTCAGTTGCAGTACTAAGTGTTCTGTGAGTAAAACTTACGTTATTATGGTCACTTCTTAAAGGGCCACATGTTAGGCGAgtgcaatttgtttttttagtaaCTTTGCATGGCTTCCGACGATATTCGTCTATCGGCATAGGATTCTTAACCCATTCGATAACTTCAATGGAATTGACCTgaaaaatgaaatgttgaatcatTTCTATGACTAGTATCGCCATCTATATTTAAGGTGTTTAAACTGCCAAATAATAGACAGTGATAACCTTCAAATAGTACTAGGCTAAACGCATAGATGGCAGCAGTGTTTATCAAACAATTTCGCCTGTAAAGACATCAGGATATAACCATTAAGTTATGCTACAAATCAAAGATAGTAAAAACGTTATGCTTTTGAAAAAACATGGAAGATAATATTTTCGGAacgaaattgttttgttttgtaaaatacaaaatagaacttctctttttttttcttctcttaAGCGAAATTAACTTTTAACCTAACTCCCTAACTAGCAAACAATCTTTGTATGGAAGTTCCAACGGCGCCTCAACCAGCGTACTTTATAAATATTGGATCTTCATTTTTAGAGACTTTGTCAACAGGCAATTAGTGGCTTGTGGACAAGTGCTTACATACTATGGATTGATTGCAGAttaataacagaaaaaaataattacggaGGAAGATGCTACATCGGTGTTTCCCAACGTCGGGTCCACTCTCTACAAGGgggcaatttcatacttaaggggggcaatcgcactaaattaatatagattatctgtattaaaattatttttaatttgaatttaagtttttattttatgttttgaaatattaattccTGCGTTTTGATCatttcatagtgatttcttcctaaaacatatcatttatgttttttaagtgaacaaatcaattttttattgttaaaagctATGTTTGGGGGCCATAGAAATTTTGGAAATGTTACAGAGGGTTGGGAAACACTGTGCTACATCCTTCATAGGTTTGAAAAGTTGTCTCTCTGTATTGGAATGTACCATCTCATCTATAATGACCActtaatgtacatattatatatattaggaTAGATTCTAATGTTCTTTGCTCTAGGTGTGCGAAAAATCGCGGAAAATtattttgcagttttttttttattttttttttattgcccttgtaagcagacgagcatacggcccacctgatggtgagtggttaccgtcgcccatggacttcagcaatgccaggggcagagccaagccgctgcctacagacttagactttagtttttaaatgtcTTACCATGAAAACATCATTTAAGCTATTGATTAGATCCATAAATCTGGCTAAGGCCCTTTTCACTGCTGGATTGAATCTTAAGTACCATTCATGAATGTAGAAGCCAAATGGAGCCCTGTTTCCGAGGTAGTGTCTTTCAAAGTTAATCAAGATGAAATCATACCATTCGTCCTCATTGTCTAATTTTGGCCTGGAATAAATGAGAAACTTACTACTCaatcttgtttatttttttcttacaaaacAGAGATTACAACACTTAAGTCAAAGTCTACAGAGTATAAAATACGTGAGTtctgactggtggtagggcgtcttaagTGCCCGCAAGATTAGGTACTACCTCCCTCCTTATTTCTCCGTAAGGCAAGAATGCGTTTTGTTTTTGAAGGCTGGGGTAGCTGTActttaaaaacggagacttagaactcaggtctcaaggtgggtggcggcacttaagttgtagatgtctaacggcttcggtaaccacttaggacCGTATACTATGAGGTCGCCCACCCACCTTAGCAAAGTAACATGTGAATATTTCGCTAAATACGTAGATTGGACTGCCAATTGGATTGCCAACACGGCGTCTGTAATACTATAACAGATTACATCTTAAATAAGACGATGAGATGACACTACTAACATGGATCATGGGGAAGTAGGTAGTATAGTGAACTGGTATTGCCATTGGTTCCATTAATCAAGAAATCACATAAAttgtttattgaattttcttatgATTTTCAACAGGCGTTGATAACGAGGAGGTGGTCAATTCGCATGTATTTGTTTCAAGTGTGATACGTCAAAATAATTTCGAGGAAAACCGATTTTGACGTGGCACCGTggcatttattttgtgtaacatttcacatttaaaatataatataatactcaCACAAAAAAACAACTATCAACCATCGGACAAGGGATACCATTTTGATCCAACCAGCTGATCATAGGCATTACCCAGGGTCCCGGAATAGAAGCGGTTGGGCAGGGAGGTATCACACATTCTTGAGTTGAAGCGTAATGAAGAGTGTACGGCCATAGACCAGGACTCAGAGAAGTCACTGTAGGCCAAGTAGCATCGTAGATAATTCCGAAATCGGCCATAACTTGAAAACTGGAATTTCCTGTCATTTGCAAGAATGGCATACGTACTCCTGAAATAATTGGATAGAATATAAGATAACTGGTAATAAATACTAAATGGAAATAATCCAACTTATCGCTATCtaactataaaaataatctGAGACTCATATATTTAAAGTTCTACTTTTGCCAAAGTCGAATTCGTTGCAGTATAACTATCTTGTCCCGGTGAAACTACagaggcctccaggccaccggtaattcctcattcataaaaaaaagtatagctaTCACATTAGATCCCAGAAATCGGTTTGGACATCTTCAATCGAACACCTAGATTTATTACGTAGGCTTAGAAGGTAGATTTTAACATACCTTTCATTTCATCATATGGTATATTAGCAAAATGCGCCATCAAGACTCTCTGATCTACCAGCTCTTGGACCATAGTATCATAAGTGGCTTCAGCCCAGTAAGTCTGTGGAGTTCTATGGCTGATAGTGTGTAAGGCGATTTCAAAGCCTTCGTTGTACAATTCATTGACCGCATTGTAGTTTGTGTATTCATGGTTGATGTAGAACGTGGCACCCGCTCTGCAGCCGTTTGTGTTGTGACGGTTATAGAGAATATCTCGGTACGTAACCAAATTCATTACGTTAATGGCATCGTCGAATGTTATCGTGAAGAACTGGAAAATATTGGAACAGTACAATTCGAGAGATATTAAAGATTAGCTTT includes:
- the LOC101735545 gene encoding chitin deacetylase 8-like — its product is MKILLLFIVIVVNVVTGDLPLALSCEAEKCELPECRCSSTSIPGGLAAKETPQFFTITFDDAINVMNLVTYRDILYNRHNTNGCRAGATFYINHEYTNYNAVNELYNEGFEIALHTISHRTPQTYWAEATYDTMVQELVDQRVLMAHFANIPYDEMKGVRMPFLQMTGNSSFQVMADFGIIYDATWPTVTSLSPGLWPYTLHYASTQECVIPPCPTASIPGPWVMPMISWLDQNGIPCPMVDSCFFVPKLDNEDEWYDFILINFERHYLGNRAPFGFYIHEWYLRFNPAVKRALARFMDLINSLNDVFMVNSIEVIEWVKNPMPIDEYRRKPCKVTKKTNCTRLTCGPLRSDHNNLDYWMESCTSCPRTYPWVGNPLGQ